A window of Caretta caretta isolate rCarCar2 chromosome 13, rCarCar1.hap1, whole genome shotgun sequence contains these coding sequences:
- the VSTM2L gene encoding V-set and transmembrane domain-containing protein 2-like protein isoform X2, giving the protein MTLFVRKGSFPGWDTLGQTLHTEAALFTETPHDMTAHAGEDVEMACSFRGSGSPSYSLEIQWWYIRNHRDWTDKQTWASNQLKASQQEEAGKEATKISVVKVVGSNISHKLRLSRVKPTDEGTYECRVIDFSDSKARHHKVKAYLRVEPEESSEAHRHGSSAGHVQDTQLLGGQLSDHARLSGTPSHPQHHPHKMGKELRKRAADTSCLL; this is encoded by the exons ATGACCCTGTTTGTACGGAAAGGATCATTCCCAGGATGGGATACGCTGGGGCAGACTCTCCACACAGAAGCTG ccctgTTCACAGAGACCCCGCACGACATGACGGCCCACGCTGGGGAGGACGTGGAGATGGCCTGCTCCTTCCGAGGCAGCGGCTCCCCCTCCTACTCGCTCGAGATCCAGTGGTGGTACATTCGCAATCACCGGGACTGGACAGACAAACAGACGTGGGCTTCAAACCAG ctAAAAGCATCTCAGCAGGAAGAAGCTGGGAAGGAGGCGACAAAAATAAGC GTGGTGAAGGTGGTCGGCAGTAACATCTCCCACAAGCTGCGGCTCTCCAGGGTGAAGCCCACCGACGAGGGGACGTACGAGTGCCGGGTGATCGACTTCAGCGACAGCAAAGCCCGGCACCACAAGGTCAAGGCCTACCTGCGGGTGGAGCCGGAGGAGAGCTCTGAGGCGCACCGCCACGGCTCCTCCGCCGGGCATGTGCAAGACACCCAGCTGCTGGGCGGCCAGCTCTCTGACCACGCCAGACTGAGcggcaccccctcccacccccagcaccacccccacaAAATGGgcaaagagctgaggaagcgggCGGCAGACACCTCCTGCCTGCTGTAG